In one Bdellovibrionota bacterium genomic region, the following are encoded:
- a CDS encoding aminotransferase class I/II-fold pyridoxal phosphate-dependent enzyme, whose translation MASTVYKIPLSRPDHPDDPEALLATLREIVMSGRWTEGEFALSFERRVAELCGSVYAVATNSGTSALESICAAVGLEPESEVICPSYTFIATVNAVMSSGATPVFADIHPKTYNLDLNDVAAKLTKKTRAIVLVHQFGIPADGRAFLNFCREQNLILIEDGACGLGSKYDGRSLGTFGMAG comes from the coding sequence ATGGCGTCGACGGTGTATAAGATCCCACTCTCCAGGCCCGATCATCCGGACGATCCGGAAGCGCTGCTCGCGACGCTCCGGGAAATCGTGATGTCCGGCCGCTGGACCGAAGGGGAATTCGCTCTCTCCTTCGAGCGACGTGTCGCGGAACTGTGCGGATCGGTCTATGCCGTCGCCACGAATTCCGGAACTTCGGCACTCGAGAGCATTTGTGCGGCGGTGGGTCTGGAGCCCGAATCGGAAGTCATCTGCCCGTCCTACACGTTCATCGCGACCGTCAACGCCGTGATGTCGAGCGGAGCCACGCCCGTCTTCGCGGACATACATCCGAAAACGTACAACCTCGATTTGAATGATGTCGCCGCCAAATTAACAAAAAAAACGCGGGCGATCGTGCTGGTTCATCAATTTGGAATTCCCGCGGACGGCCGGGCGTTTTTGAATTTCTGCCGTGAGCAGAATCTGATCCTCATTGAAGACGGAGCCTGCGGCCTGGGATCGAAATATGACGGCCGATCGTTGGGAACTTTCGGTATGGCGGG